The Papaver somniferum cultivar HN1 chromosome 6, ASM357369v1, whole genome shotgun sequence genome segment attccttaatatataaatgtattagttcatgaacaaagcgATTTTAGAACATGACCTACTCAAgtatacgcaaacgggtacgcatacctaagtggccagactaagtctgggttcgccagtatgcgaacgggtaagcataccttccaaactcagttgaatttacgGACATGAAATTTACGCTAGTACGCATACGGTTACGCATACTAAGTTTCaggactttcattaaaccaaccagtacgcgtacgggtatgcatactatggttcccggacttggaataatttgcaacagttagcatacaagtacgcatactgtgccatatccaatcatggttaataattctaaactctcatttcaataattcaaatattcttagaagacgacaatagctgtctcacacaaactattagcttcgaagcaatttttaagtgatcaaatgatcaatacgaaacatcccgagtttacatcaaatgactgccttacacaaataatgtaagatgttaccaggcgattttcacatgatcatcttttgactttcatcaagaatatatatGAACTagtttaaagcgaaagcttaccaacacatatttcgaggaatatgtaagcgacttaaaatcagctcgaaatatcaaatgtgtataatcgaagtctatatagctatacaacttttatctcaaataggatatagagtagatagacttttgagtgatagataagttcaagtctcaacatacctttttttgatgaagttccacaagctccccttagtagttcttcgtcttcaatcaatgaacgtcgtgaagtataatgctcaactacactttatatcctaattcgagacttatctataagtagactagaaatcaagacttatagttttgggaactaaacttgacaaacaagattgagataacaacgcttacgagttcgaccatgtagtgctctaaaaatctccccctttgtcaatcttagtgacaaaactatcaatacatatggattaaaaaataaataaactttgtagcttctcatccaaatgcttgattttcttggttcttcaacattactcgaaatcttcgtcacttccgagTACTCCACTGATTCTGAACgttttcaactcagcatcatagttgttgaagatccgtagctataacaatgagaaaataatatctctcaatcattgttatacaatgtcatagtattattacacatcatcaaagtccaattgtatcacaactttgacaacaattatatggtgatatgtatcactcccccttagatagcaacggttgcgagtttgaccgagcagtgctctaacaaagagtGTTGCCCAGATATAGTCCAAtaattatgttttaatttcttaattgtcaACTTAATTTCCCAAGTAGAAGTTTTAATACTAGTTTTAAGTGAATTTATTTTCCTAAGttgaattttttaatattttcttactTTATTAGTTAATATTAAAATGTACGTCTAATTAAAATGTAAAACTGAATTAAGAATGAAATataagcttaattttcaacaATAAGAAGTCAAGTTTTCAAATTGATGCTCCAACATCACTCCTAGCTTCAGATGGAAGTTTACCTTAACGCGAGAGTCCTAGTTTCGGTGAACATGAAAGGCATAAAGAAGGAGAAAGGAAGAGAACCTCGCACCATAAGATCAATCCAATCCTTTCCTGCTCGTTTACTAGATTCATACCTCTGATACCAGTAGGGATTGCTATAATCTCGTCTATTTGAATAAAGACGACCTTCCCTCAAATAAAAGTGGGTTGAGAATACGTAGCTTTTTGAGCGAGAAAATAAGCGCACGTCGACTAGAGTTGCAAGCATCACAAGATTAGATGTTCCAGATGAGTTGCTTGGTTGTAAGGCATTCCCAGAATCCCCTTGATGTAAATGGTAGAACACACCCATCTCATCTGCGACATGCGGAGCAAAGACATCGAAATAGAAATCCGAATCTACTCCGCTGGTACACCACACAATACAAGGTTGCCATTAGAGATTCCATCGATAGGGAAGCCTCCTATAGAGTATTGTGCCTATTGGGTTTGAACTAGGTGGCACGCCAACCGCTAGTATCTAAAGGGGGTCTCTTGTTGTTGTATCCAGGTATTCAAGGGTGTGGGAAAGAAGAGACATCTCTTTCGGGCTTTAGATCATGAGTTTCGGGGGAATCATTCTCAACTTCTCCCGGAAGAACGAATTAGGACGGTCTGATGCTTTGGATTCTGGACATAGGCTTTTTCAAATGCAAGAACATACCAATGACTAGGTGGCTTGTCGAGTGGGTGGTCCTTCCAATAGAAGATGCAACTTGGATTGACGCAGAGGACGGCTACCATAATTTCAACGCCTGAGGTTAGCATTCCCAGGAATAATACATAATAAAACAACTCTTCCACGAGGACCCGCCCATTCTTCCCTTTAAGGACCACCAACGTATGTCGAGGAACTAGTACACTTCTCATCTGAACGATCTAGACCTTCTCCACCAAGAAAACCAGGCCTAGGACACTTTTCCATTGGACCAATACTATTTacacacgatccaactaaagatTTTGATTCCATTAGGGACATCAATGATCATGGTAGCTGCCATTAAAAGTCatttttacaagacataaaactagacaataatacTTTAAAATATAGAATTTAAAAATAGAAACCCGGGACAatattcttcatcttgtttatttttttcatttcacataacttccaatcaatgcgctcatgcaCTGAGTttcttttgtttatcttcttctttgatgctttactttgattttctttgccttgaACTTTTCTCTGCCTTTTCTTAGCCGCAAGTTTgagttggttaatatccaaaacttgaagacttcgttgTTTTTTCCTATTTCTTTAgaactatcacatatcttcttaacaaCACCTTCAAGTACTACTCCAGAAAGGTCAAGATGTGttgccgaatcaagttgggtttgaaacTTTGCTATTTGAGAAATTTTGGAAAAAAAGATAGATTGATAAAGAGAGAAACAGAGAAATATTTTGAATAAAAATTTAGTTTGAGAATTACCTATTTATAGGTGAGAAAGAATTAGCCGCTGGCGTTGGTCATTAGATCTAATGATATGAACATTATACCCAGCGATGGAATCTTTATCGCTGGCTCTATTCACAATATCGCTCGCTAGGAATTCCATTGCTCAACTCTTTTACCATAGTAGCACAACTCATTTACCACTACACCCGGTATGTCAAAAAGAATATTTTGACATGTTACATAGAAATAGGCCTTATGCTGCATAGATAGGGTGTAATCATCAAAAtcaagaaccctgattttgggcatacctacaTCTTTCTAGGTATACAAAACAATATCCCATCTTGGGTGactttataaggggtaccctatgggtagttcaattacctatatatccttaatacaaaaatataaaatcagttttctaaaaaatcaaaatcagtttcccttaacatctcttcttcctcctcctcctctagccgaactcttccccctcctgcgaaaaaaataaattcatcatcgtgattaattgtcgattcgtaaaaatttgatcgtcgattaaactcaaccacataatgactcgtacaaagaaaagcagggactaggcaaaccaaatcgtcttataatccatcaattgaagaagaagaaccaattgaagatgaaggtgtagaaactgaaaatcaaccaccaattgaaccagaaattgaaccaactgcatctccagctcccgaaatgaggataagaaagtaagttttacaaacccaatctcctatttgctgtttttcatcgattaaatgacggttatagtgttgggttcggctcaaaattgagttgcgtttttagccgaactgttcttcacaaaagcttcctgtaagtgtatataaATAGTTcgacatgaaatttcatgaaatttcaagccgaacctagtcacatatagagatgcataggggttcggcgtattcgataatcataatatgtgccgaacttagcacatttacgaggttcgactattacgatattctcaatatgtgccgaaccaataaaaatattttaacccaaaaaataacaaattgatgttcgactcatacgattttcgaaatataaaccgaaccagtaattattttttttccgggctattcaggatgttgttcggcttactatgaaactttcatataagacgAACTaatgtctagcaaaagggttggaattgaaaattataggttcggcgcatgcagtaaacagattcagtgaaccgaaccgttcatcaattggtagattcggctcacatctatgagccgaacctcaacttgtttcgccgaaccatgatccaaaaaatcatctaaacaacctttataattctgaaaattatcttaatcactaaacaaaatatttaatcactaatcaatattactaacactaatacgtaaagaacagatttgtcattaaaaaaaatttgagttaaggagtaatctgattttgctatttcacaatctttttttttctttatgcaatatgcctagtaagatttcagtatgcccaaatcAGGGTTCAAAATCAAGGCACATGAGCCTGCAGCTCACAGCATACCTTGGAGTCTTGGACCCTTCTTACAGATATAGCCCTGCACCGAGTGGTACTCGAGCTCTACTGTGCCGATATAGAACGTCGGAGGTATCCACATCCAAAAGTCCCCCAACAATCCCCCCTgccccctctctctctctccaaaGTCTCTGAGTTCAGTTCCGTTTCCTCAGCCAAAACCTAGTTTCAATCATGTCGATCTCTTCTTCCTTTCGAATATTACCCCCCAAAATCCCCCTCCTTCTCCAACCAAAATTTCCAATTCTTAAAACCCTAATAGTCCAATCAGCAAAATTCCCCACCAATTTATCTCTCTATTCACCAATCTCAATCCAGAAACTATCCACCACAAAACtttcatcatcaccatcttcaaatACTTCCACTTCTCTTCAACCCGTTGAAGAACTTCCACAAAACCTCCAAGATATCATAAAACTTTTCCAAACAGTAGAAGAACCAAAGAAAAAGTACGAACAGCTCTTATTCTATGGAAAAAAACTTACACCATTAGATAAAAGATACAAAACAGAAGAAAATAAAGTTAAAGGTTGTGTTTCGCAAGTATGGGTTAGAGCTTATTTAGATTCAAACAGAGAGAATGTATTATTTGAAGCTGATTCTGATTCAGTTCTTACTAAAGGCCTTGCTGCTTTACTTATTCAAGGTCTTTCTGGTTTGCCAGTTCCTCAGATTTTGAAAGTTACTCCTGATTTTGTTACTTTACTTGGTCTTAACCAGAGTCTTACTCCTTCTAGGAACAATGGGTTCTTGAATATGTTGAGATTAATGCAGAATAAAGCTTTACAGTTATACATAGaatctcaaaaacaagagagtaGCAGTTCTGTAGATACTGCTGAATTGGGTAGTGAAAATCAGATAGAGAACAGTGAAATTGAGGTTGAGGAGTTGAAGACTGAAGAAGTGGGAAGTGAAGACGAGACGAATGGGAGTCTGGGTTTGAAGAGTAGAGGAGAAAGAATAAAGGAGAAATTGGAAAAAGAACTTGCTCCTGTTACATTGGAGATTGAAGATATTTCTTATCAGCATGCTGGTCATGCTGGTGTTAGAGGGAATGCTAATGGTGAGACACATTTTAATGTTAGAGTTGTATCTAAGGAGTTCGATGGCAAGAGTTTGGTGAAACGGCATCGACTTGTTTATGATCTTTTGCAAGAGGAGTTGCAAAGTGGCTTGCACGCATTATCAATTGTTGCAAAAACACCAGCTGAAGTTAGTGGCAAATGAAATGGAAAAACACAAAAAAGGTTCTATTTTTAATGTTCTCCATATCTAATAATTTATTATATGCGACTTACAAATATGATACATTTTGAACAATTATATTTTGAATGCGAAAGTGAGTTATAAGTAATTTTCTTGCTAATTTGTGTGTCATTTGCTTCTTTATTGATTACTATGTTTGGTTCTGTAAGTGTTGTTCATTATCCACAGTtaataagcttttgctttagttTCGACCGGTTTTACAATGTTGATATTGTCATATTGTGCTTTGTTTTAAAGATTCCTAGACAACTTAAATCCTTTTGACTAAAGCATAGATATTGGAACAAACACTTCAGTGTTAGTTATAAAGAGTAGTATATCGATAAAACAACCTTAATGTCCTTTCCTATGGGTAATTGAATTTGAGTTTCTAAAGTAGTTAGCATCAATTATCCTGTGAATGTATCTGGTTTACTAGTTGAACACATATTACCAGTCAGGGTCTTTTAGCTACTCAGTGAAAGGTGCAAACTCCTAGCAGCTCTGAAAGAACAAAAGAGTTCATATCCAAACTTAACAATTTTTTACTCCCTTACGGCAGTCCTACAAATAAAGTTCTTTCTGATAGTTTCCTTAAGCAtgtaatggagaaggaaatgtaaGACTTTAGATTGTACTATATGTGTTGGACTAGTTGGTGTTTCTTGGATGTTTCACATTGGATCATTAACAATATTGTAAATCAAATACAAGAAGAAACTGAATATCTATCATTAGCTGTTATGTTGAAAGTATGGTTTAAAAGACCCTCTTGCCACTTGATTATCAGAACCCATATGATATATGAAATTAACAATCTTCTCTACAAGGTTTCGGCCTGCATGTAATGTGCGAATTCTTTCATGTTATCATGTTTAAATCCCCAAagatgaaagagaagaagaatataTGATCAATTAGAAGAAACAAGAACATAATCTGTACCATATCATCTCTTCGTTCTGCAACTACGAGCAATAAGAACACCAGTTGGAGGTCCAGTCATCTCAAGCAGGCATCTTCCGTGTAACCAGTAAGAAAAATGGGTGAGACCCAAACTAGCTCTAACTCGGAATGTCCCTCTAATGTTATACTGAACTCTGTTTGTCTGGACTTGGTTTCTCAGCTCTGTGGATAAATTCAGAGGCAGGTAAACCTCACTTGATATCATGTGAATCGCCTCCAGTCTCGCTTCTCCTTTTCTTTGAGTGAAAGGTTTCAGAGATCGAGTTGCAAGAAGCCTGTCATGGAAGTACAGCTCTATGTCCAAGTATTCAAACCTTATATCAATTTTCCTGTTTGGATTCGAGAAGTTGGCTAGGAAGGTGAAGTCACCGTTGAAATACTCCGGCGAATCGAGGTAAATGCTGTTCAGGCTTACTGCAGTGGCGTCAAACAATGGGTGTTTTGGTTTCACAGCAAGGAAGATGATCAAGATGGCAATTCCAGTCACAATTAGGATGATACTAAAAATGATGCATAAAAAAGCACCACACCAGATGATTGGATTGGTACGCCGCGGTCGGAGTAAGATAGGTTTATGTGATTTCCTGACATTGGGCTCTGAAACTGGAATTCGTTGTTGGTGGGGGTGAGGATAACTCATGGTCTCTTTAGATAGGATAATTTGATTAAGAGCAGAGGGTTTGCTTTGCTTGTGAGCGGGAGGAAGGGGAAGCATCTTAGAAGAAGTGAAGTTATGTAGAAAAACCTCTGAAGCAAGGAATGAGGCTATGAAATATGTAATTTTCAAATGAGTTAAAAGAAGGATCAATAGAAACAAAGTGGGCCTAAAAGGCAagtaaaaagagaaagaaagaagctTTTGTTTGGGAAAGAGGGAAGTAATGGGACCAACCAATCACCAAGTTTCATTTTGAGATTGGGAAAAAGTGGTTAAATAAGTTCGAAATATGAAGCGGTAGCAGAAGCGGAAGAGAAAGTGAAAGTTGGGTTTGAATTGCTTTGCTTTTGGCATTTCGAAACTGTTGGAAGTCTTTCAATATAGAACCAACTACACATGCCGATGCTGGTCAGTGGCCATGCCTGGGGAGtgatatttctttatttatcttaagGTGGGACTGGAAGTCCGCcacggctacgatgtggtcgggccacatataaACCTTTTCATTTTATGACACCTATTTAACTAAAAAACATGCCCCTACAAATCCCCTTAACTATTTCATTTTTCTGtgagaaaaagtaggaagttatagaaagaaaaaaaaaaccagttaatatgtggcccgaccacatcgtagccgcaccgCTGGAGGTCTGGTTAGTCTTGCGGCTTGCCAGTTACTCATCAATAAATAATGTGCCCAAAAACTATCCACCAGGGCTCTCAATATTAGTATCCGATAACTCCTTGTTTCTTCGTCTTCTCTTCTCCTTGTTGCGGCTTcatttctcttctccttctcgagGAAGGTGATAAGTTTTGTTTTATTAATTATATATACACTggaaataaattttattaataCGGGAAATTATGCACTTTGACTAGTAGAAGTAGAAAAGACGCTTAATTTGGATATACATATACTGCTGCCTGCCACACTCAATAAACTTGTTAGACATATCTTGgctggaaaagaagaagaagagtcacTAGTTGAAGATCTAACAAATGGGCAACATTATCTCAAATATTCTTGCTTGTTTAGGTCTTCACAACGCTAGGTACAAGTTAATGTCTGAGGAGAATGAGAAGAACATTCAAGAGACAACAATATCTAATGACGAAGATGAAGCCACAGAAGTGGCAGCACTGACGCAGAAAGAAAATCCATTGGAAAGTGGTAGTACCACTGAAAGAGGGATAACACATTACAACAGTTCTCAAAAGATACTACTTGTTGGGGAGGGGGATTTCTCATTCTCAGTTTGTTTAGCTAGAGCTTTTGGCTCTGCTGCCAATATGGTTGCTACCTCTTTGGATTCGGCAGgtgattctttttcttcttttttctttttgtattgagAGCGTATATGTGAACATATATACTGTATTTTTTATAATCTACAGAAACACTATGGAGAAGGTTACCGAGTTCTGAAACCAACATTGATGACCATCTGGAACTAGGATGCTTGATTCTGCATGAAGTTGACGTCCATGATATGGCATCATCATATACGGAATTAGAGAATATGAAGTTTGACCGCATCATTTTCAACTTTCCTCATGCAGGCCATTTCCGCAAGTtacgtgaagaagatgaagatttaatcATGTTAAGTATCAACTATCAGTAACAACTTTTCAATGTTTACATACACATGAATGTCTAAGTCTTGCTGATTATAATAATTCATTCTCCTCAATCTGTCTACTGTCAATAAATGCCTGTGCTTACAGAATGCACAAGTCACTCTTATTGGGATTTTTCATGAGCTCAAGTAAGATGCTGAGGGAAAACGGTGAAGTGCACGTTGCGCTCAGAGATGACCATCCATACAATATATGGGGAGCGGAGAAACTAGCAAAGAGATCAGCTGGTCTTCATTTGATTGAAAAAGTGGAGTTCCAACAGGCTGCCTAtccaggtgtagatggtggattttcaacaaaggtcaaaaccgtaaaatcatgatactgcgtgTTTCTGCCACGGtttcagggatccatgtgacgattcgtgttttacgaagtatgatgcatatgtcactcgaaaggcctctccggagcgttcgacaccgggaatttcatcataacctctatgtagaataacgtaattggggggttctccgtaagattgagagcttaacgccttcaggatggcGGTGAcattcactgttccctgactacatagagaaattcgcctctacatagaagaacaattgggcggttctccgtaagattgagagcaataacgtcttcaggacggtgatactcactgttcctgactatgtagagagacacGTGTATAGACtcgggcggtcctccatacatgaaatgttgagagggcaaaacgtcttcgggacattagcaacactcgctgatttactgactatacgcaagagataaaattctaggtcatattcaccactgaattcctagaagataatctattttatctcattactcctatttcatgatcgaaatggtaatagataaatttattactccgatttcatgatcgaatccacgcctgatctcatgaaatggtaatagatgttactccgatttcatggtcgaatccacggctgatctcatcaaatggtaatatcaccacttattttattactccgatttcattatcgaatccacggctgacctcatgaaatggtaatagatattactccgatttcatggtcgaatcaccacggtcccatggaatggtaatatcaccgctcattttattactccgattttatggtcaaatctgcgattccatgacatggtgatgaaattatcattttattattctgaatccatagttcAATCcactgctgattttatggattgataataaataactactcatcttattactcagtttcatgaattattatccactgaatttcataaatcagaaataaatactcaacaaccgggcatctggaccatcactaagtaagccccacaaaaatggtccgagtgtactcgacaatgatgcatgactgagcacccggatgcacgaacgagtgtccaaaaatatgaaataatgaggaatccttcgcaaaacaggagaaaacaataaatattaataaaataataagagacgcccAGGGCTGGGCCCACCAACCTGCCGatcggccgtgccctagccatggacggTCCGTGCcgctcccattattttccttattttttgttatttcgtgaactcacgaaaactccttggttttagcaactttctttgtttttgcaaaactcgtgaattctccataacttggtggattcacgaaataatattataaaataaggagaggtgtgcgggaccgggcaacctaaccggccatgcctaagccgtggacggtcccacacctcacaatccttatcttttgtaattattattccctaatctcacgaaactcctccgtttcaacaaaaacccgtgaattctccacaacttcgtggattcacgaaataatattataaaataaggagaggtgtgcgggaccgggcaacctaaccggccggccatgcctaagccgtggccggtcccacacctcacaatccttagattttataattattattccctaatctcacgaaactcctccgtttcaacaaaaacccgtgaattctccataactttgtggattcacgaaataatattataaaataaggagaggtgtgcgggaccgggaaacctaaccggacggccatgcctaagccgtggccggtcccacacctcacaatccttagatttttataattattattccttaatctcacgaaactcctccgtttcaacaaaaactcgtggattctccataacttcaaggattcatgaaaaataataaaatagggaaaggtgtgcgggaccgggcaacctagccggccggccatgccctagccatggtcggtcccacaccttgcaatccctaatcttgcataattattattttcttcaattcatgaaactcctgggtttgagcaaaattcatgatttctccatttttctcaaatattgctcaaatcacgaaaaaccaaaagccaacatagtcatacGAATGACTAGCCTCTCaaggaaattttaaatattaaaacacttttattttaatattttcaaaatattgatgaattgagcatacatgctcattccaacaaaaatcgggaattctcagtcaagatgaaactcttctgaaaattcactatgttgctcgaacgcgcatcaggaaaataccgaaactctcagtatggaaacacagaCACCAcgaaaacacgtgcatgcctccatgaccaaccagagtcattcctagggattgcacaaagccggtcccacatgttttcataattctgacctaatttgctcaattgctcatactgggcccgaactctctccaaccgaATGGAGAAAATctttcaaatgaccaacaactggtcccgtgaccaccaagagccggtcccatgctctcttggttggTCCTTatctctcatacttaggttttttcacctaattttgaatccagcaatatttcaataaatgatgaaacctgcatttaatcatcgttctttcaccaactctcaaactgagaaccctggtgcgtgctcactcgagcactgggaatcacatggacgctcatcatcccacgtggtcggtccctcttcactcatgaattgagcaacactggctcagttgcacaccaaaattatcgaattcgtcgaattgagcagtacttgctcagttgctcgacaaactctcgatactgagcaatacttgctcagttgctcgacaaactctcaatattcggaaattcgtcgagttgagcaatacttgctcagtcgctctaatcagtaattcattgatatctcagagaactacatgttcaatccatgaatcgctgagcattcaccacttatgctcgattcaacaaaactagactcacagtctaaatcagtcaacaactgaacaactaatacacgtctgccttgcagactccacgattcgtgaaatatcaatcacgtcaaaaatgggggatatcacttagggttttggtctggcggtctacaacacgtggatttatccacaacgagaaatgtgcgtaagtcgtgtaaacgattgaaggagttagcaaagtagtgggtgcacgatcagtcaagtctccgcacgacatggaactgactttaccacgatctcccactttcccactctttcactcaagaaaccgtcacacttacagggatcagtggtacatcattcttgcaatataaataagtctaatcgaggacatcaggatatcatcaatcatcgattatcatcattatccgtcaacaactcgatataaacttattcgcagaactcaacttcagcagttcagcaatattgcagaaaccttcaacacacccacaatccttgatcatcactgatcccacacaactctcagcttccctattacatatcaatccatctccctctttgcgactgaattgactctggaacgtccattgtcttggtttaggtcggagtcatacagattaatTTCCTGAATCTAAGCACCTCCTttacagcggtgcatctgtgtgaggttcagcaattcgctcggttgaggagtctcgacaacacgctcgactcttcactttcctagaaaaccagcaaaccatttttccccatctacagattggcgaccacggtgggagatctctcggttgcaatctcacattttcacaaaatggttgatatttggtcaggttcagttacaaatcctaaggcgaacatcgctagcactagcaacaacggtggtattccagaaaccattcctgcttccaacaatgttGGTGAAACTACTCCTCCTCGAACCAACGTGGAaaaccatcctctcttcggccggtctcccgaggaaatcagagaaaatccgcctaccataagtGATCTTATGAag includes the following:
- the LOC113288231 gene encoding sufE-like protein 1, chloroplastic/mitochondrial, yielding MSISSSFRILPPKIPLLLQPKFPILKTLIVQSAKFPTNLSLYSPISIQKLSTTKLSSSPSSNTSTSLQPVEELPQNLQDIIKLFQTVEEPKKKYEQLLFYGKKLTPLDKRYKTEENKVKGCVSQVWVRAYLDSNRENVLFEADSDSVLTKGLAALLIQGLSGLPVPQILKVTPDFVTLLGLNQSLTPSRNNGFLNMLRLMQNKALQLYIESQKQESSSSVDTAELGSENQIENSEIEVEELKTEEVGSEDETNGSLGLKSRGERIKEKLEKELAPVTLEIEDISYQHAGHAGVRGNANGETHFNVRVVSKEFDGKSLVKRHRLVYDLLQEELQSGLHALSIVAKTPAEVSGK
- the LOC113288232 gene encoding uncharacterized protein At1g08160-like; this encodes MLPLPPAHKQSKPSALNQIILSKETMSYPHPHQQRIPVSEPNVRKSHKPILLRPRRTNPIIWCGAFLCIIFSIILIVTGIAILIIFLAVKPKHPLFDATAVSLNSIYLDSPEYFNGDFTFLANFSNPNRKIDIRFEYLDIELYFHDRLLATRSLKPFTQRKGEARLEAIHMISSEVYLPLNLSTELRNQVQTNRVQYNIRGTFRVRASLGLTHFSYWLHGRCLLEMTGPPTGVLIARSCRTKR